CGGTAGGGGCCCAGGTGGATGCGCCCGTCGGCCAGTTCCAGGGAGGCGTCCAGATCGATGCACAGCCGCAGAGGGGGGCGGGTGGCACCGACGGCCTCGTCGATGAAGTCCAGCTGGGCGACGGAGTCGATCATGAGGGTGATGCGTGAGGCCGCTCGCTCGTCCTTGGCCAGCTGCTGCAACGCGGTGCGGTCCGCGGTCGGGTAGCCGATGACCACGTCCTCGTGGTCCTCGGCCAGCCACAGGGCTTCGGGCAGGGTGAAGGCGAGGATGCCCCGGTAGCCCTGGTGCTGGAGGACGCGCTGGATCAGGTGGCGGCTGCGGACCGACTTGCTGGCCAGGCGGATGGTGGCGCTGCCGCCCGTGCGGTGTATGAGATCGCCGGCGTTGGCGTCGAAGGCGTCGAGGTCCACCACGGCGAACGGCGGGTCCAAGTGCTGGGTGGCCCGCTCCAGTTGGGCCATCCGGACCTCGCTGAAGCCGGCCATGGTGGAGGCGGCCGATTTCACGTCCGGCCAGGACGCCACATGTGCGCTCACATCCGCACCCTTTCTCGGTAGTTCAGTGGACCGGCCTGGTAAGCGGCGGCCGGGAACCGCGTCAGATGGTCGAGCGGTCCGAAGGCCGCGCCGCATCGGACCGGCGGCGGCCCGTGGGGGTGATGATCCGCTCTCGTTGCTTTCTTCCCTTGGCCTCGGCGAGCGGGATCACCCATCGCATCAGGCGGGGGAAGACGCCGGCGATCCGCTGGACGCGTCCGCCCAGGGGAGGGAACACGACCTCGACCGGCTTGGAGACGATCGCGTCGACGACGGTCTTGGCGATCTCCTCTGGTGCGTAGGACTTCTCGGCGAAGGAGATGGCGCAAGCGGGGTCGGCCAGTTCCTGCTCAAGCATGTCCGTGCGCGTGGACGGGGGATGAATGATCGTGAAGTCCAGTGGCCCGTCGCGTTCCTCCAGGGCCACGCTGTGATGGAAGGCCCGCAGCCCGTGCTTCGAGCCGCAGTACGTCGCGTATCCGGGCAGCGGGAGGAACGACGTCATGCTGCAGACTGTGATGATGTGGCCGCGGCCCTGCACGGTCATCCGCTCGATCGCCGTGCAGGTGCCGGTGATGGCGCCGAGCA
Above is a window of Streptomyces sp. NBC_00490 DNA encoding:
- a CDS encoding SDR family NAD(P)-dependent oxidoreductase, producing MSEVSENSRVLLVTGAASGIGAAIAQSAVARGHRVMLSDVNEQAVRARALSLGSRAAGCVLDIRNPAAWVKAFEATEAAFGAVDVLVNNAGITHTGHASDLGPQQHRDILEVNLLGAITGTCTAIERMTVQGRGHIITVCSMTSFLPLPGYATYCGSKHGLRAFHHSVALEERDGPLDFTIIHPPSTRTDMLEQELADPACAISFAEKSYAPEEIAKTVVDAIVSKPVEVVFPPLGGRVQRIAGVFPRLMRWVIPLAEAKGRKQRERIITPTGRRRSDAARPSDRSTI